A section of the Oncorhynchus keta strain PuntledgeMale-10-30-2019 chromosome 15, Oket_V2, whole genome shotgun sequence genome encodes:
- the LOC118394775 gene encoding forkhead box protein Q1-like — translation MKLEVFCGNHHYEVKSVELCSDAKNSVRSPVSGEEELGSDGDCLAHSPPPVTPGADGKVKPYTRRPKPPYSYIALIAMAIRDSTSGRLTLAEINDYLMTKFPFFRGSYTGWRNSVRHNLSLNDCFLKVLRDPSRPWGKDNYWMLNPHSEYTFADGVFRRRRKRINKKTGKEQDVSDHRTDEDTQLTTTPAPPASSAKFSSSFAIDSILSKPFKRQEWADVSPTVGALPWPGYTQMMPHIVRGPSVALPHHAHSMFHIDSYAAHVLGGYGGGLY, via the coding sequence ATGAAACTCGAAGTGTTCTGTGGAAACCACCACTATGAGGTGAAATCTGTggagctgtgcagcgatgctaaGAACAGCGTCCGCTCGCCTGTCTCTGGTGAGGAGGAGTTGGGTTCGGATGGGGACTGTCTAGCGCACAGCCCGCCACCTGTCACACCGGGTGCAGATGGCAAAGTCAAACCGTACACGCGGAGACCAAAACCTCCATACTCTTACATCGCACTGATTGCCATGGCTATCCGTGACTCAACGTCGGGGCGTCTGACTCTGGCGGAGATCAATGACTATCTGATGACAAAGTTTCCCTTTTTCCGGGGCAGTTACACCGGTTGGAGGAATTCCGTGCGCCACAACTTGTCGCTGAACGACTGTTTTCTGAAGGTCCTCCGGGACCCGTCTAGACCATGGGGAAAGGACAACTACTGGATGCTGAATCCTCACAGCGAGTACACCTTCGCTGACGGAGTGTTCCGACGCAGGAGAAAGCGAATCAACAAAAAGACAGGCAAAGAGCAAGACGTGTCTGACCATCGTACAGACGAGGACACGCAACTCACCACAACACCCGCACCTCCAGCCAGCAGTGCCAAGTTCTCCAGCTCCTTCGCTATAGACAGTATCCTCAGCAAACCGTTCAAGAGACAGGAGTGGGCAGATGTTTCTCCCACCGTTGGTGCGTTACCGTGGCCGGGTTACACTCAGATGATGCCCCACATTGTGAGAGGACCATCAGTCGCTTTACCGCATCACGCCCATTCGATGTTTCATATTGACTCATACGCTGCGCACGTCCTGGGGGGATATGGTGGTGGATTGTACTGA
- the LOC118395124 gene encoding forkhead box protein F2-like isoform X2: protein MTTESSQQHLNSSHPLRSSPAAGVMHATQMSSQPVAESSPNASNKRKKGNSGLRRPEKPPYSYIALIVMAIQSSPTKRLTLAEIYQFLQARFPFFRGSYQGWKNSVRHNLSLNECFIKLPKGLGRPGKGHYWTIDPGSEFMFEEGSFRRRPRGFRRKCQALKPMYRMMNGIGFGASILPQNFDFQNPSASLACHNGYNLDVMGTTVPGSYDGLAGGHHVPHMSPSPGSTYMAACQVSSNGEYCPDNSSSPLHSSPAAMAGGTLDCHSPYTSVPSHWTSPGVSPYIKQQSLASNSPTSSALHSSISPYSLEQSYRHHNGRDSSDISRLSRYSSHSSPVCDRKDFVLNFNGISSFHPPTASGSYYHQLHHHHQNVYQDVKPCVL from the exons ATGACGACTGAGAGCTCACAGCAACATCTGAACTCGTCTCATCCTCTGAGATCCAGCCCAGCAGCCGGAGTGATGCACGCCACTCAGATGAGCTCACAGCCAGTGGCGGAGAGCTCACCAAATGCGTCGAACAAAAGGAAAAAGGGCAACTCTGGCTTGAGGCGTCCTGAGAAGCCGCCCTATTCATACATCGCTCTTATTGTGATGGCTATCCAAAGCTCCCCGACAAAGAGGCTTACTCTGGCTGAAATATATCAGTTTCTTCAGGCCCGTTTCCCTTTCTTTAGAGGGTCTTACCAGGGATGGAAAAACTCTGTGAGGCACAACCTGTCTCTAAACGAGTGCTTCATAAAACTGCCCAAGGGCCTCGGCAGACCAGGCAAGGGACACTACTGGACCATAGACCCGGGAAGCGAGTTTATGTTCGAAGAGGGGTCCTTCCGTCGCAGACCTCGCGGATTCCGTAGGAAATGCCAAGCTCTGAAACCCATGTATCGAATGATGAATGGCATCGGCTTTGGCGCGTCGATACTGCCCCAAAACTTCGATTTCCAGAACCCCTCTGCGTCCTTGGCATGTCATAATGGTTACAACTTGGACGTGATGGGGACCACGGTGCCAGGGAGCTACGACGGGCTGGCTGGAGGGCATCATGTTCCTCACATGTCGCCAAGCCCTGGGTCCACCTACATGGCTGCCTGTCAGGTGTCGTCTAATGGAGAATACTGCCCAGACAACAGTAGTAGCCCTCTGCACTCATCGCCGGCGGCGATGGCAGGAGGCACCTTGGACTGTCACTCTCCATATACCAGTGTCCCCTCACACTGGACATCACCAGGTGTGTCTCCATACATCAAGCAGCAATCCCTGGCTTCAAACAGTCCCACGTCCTCTGCCTTGCACTCGAGCATATCCCCCTACTCTCTGGAGCAAAGCTATCGCCATCACAACGGAAGAGACTCATCTGATATTTCAA GATTGTCTCGATACTCGAGCCATTCATCGCCAGTATGTGACAGGAAAGATTTTGTTTTGAACTTTAACGGAATCTCTTCATTTCACCCACCAACTGCCAGTGGATCGTACTACCACCAGCTACATCACCATCACCAGAATGTCTATCAGGACGTCAAGCCATGCGTCTTGTGA
- the LOC118395124 gene encoding forkhead box protein F2-like isoform X1: MTTESSQQHLNSSHPLRSSPAAGVMHATQMSSQPVAESSPNASNKRKKGNSGLRRPEKPPYSYIALIVMAIQSSPTKRLTLAEIYQFLQARFPFFRGSYQGWKNSVRHNLSLNECFIKLPKGLGRPGKGHYWTIDPGSEFMFEEGSFRRRPRGFRRKCQALKPMYRMMNGIGFGASILPQNFDFQNPSASLACHNGYNLDVMGTTVPGSYDGLAGGHHVPHMSPSPGSTYMAACQVSSNGEYCPDNSSSPLHSSPAAMAGGTLDCHSPYTSVPSHWTSPGVSPYIKQQSLASNSPTSSALHSSISPYSLEQSYRHHNGRDSSDISTGLSRYSSHSSPVCDRKDFVLNFNGISSFHPPTASGSYYHQLHHHHQNVYQDVKPCVL, encoded by the exons ATGACGACTGAGAGCTCACAGCAACATCTGAACTCGTCTCATCCTCTGAGATCCAGCCCAGCAGCCGGAGTGATGCACGCCACTCAGATGAGCTCACAGCCAGTGGCGGAGAGCTCACCAAATGCGTCGAACAAAAGGAAAAAGGGCAACTCTGGCTTGAGGCGTCCTGAGAAGCCGCCCTATTCATACATCGCTCTTATTGTGATGGCTATCCAAAGCTCCCCGACAAAGAGGCTTACTCTGGCTGAAATATATCAGTTTCTTCAGGCCCGTTTCCCTTTCTTTAGAGGGTCTTACCAGGGATGGAAAAACTCTGTGAGGCACAACCTGTCTCTAAACGAGTGCTTCATAAAACTGCCCAAGGGCCTCGGCAGACCAGGCAAGGGACACTACTGGACCATAGACCCGGGAAGCGAGTTTATGTTCGAAGAGGGGTCCTTCCGTCGCAGACCTCGCGGATTCCGTAGGAAATGCCAAGCTCTGAAACCCATGTATCGAATGATGAATGGCATCGGCTTTGGCGCGTCGATACTGCCCCAAAACTTCGATTTCCAGAACCCCTCTGCGTCCTTGGCATGTCATAATGGTTACAACTTGGACGTGATGGGGACCACGGTGCCAGGGAGCTACGACGGGCTGGCTGGAGGGCATCATGTTCCTCACATGTCGCCAAGCCCTGGGTCCACCTACATGGCTGCCTGTCAGGTGTCGTCTAATGGAGAATACTGCCCAGACAACAGTAGTAGCCCTCTGCACTCATCGCCGGCGGCGATGGCAGGAGGCACCTTGGACTGTCACTCTCCATATACCAGTGTCCCCTCACACTGGACATCACCAGGTGTGTCTCCATACATCAAGCAGCAATCCCTGGCTTCAAACAGTCCCACGTCCTCTGCCTTGCACTCGAGCATATCCCCCTACTCTCTGGAGCAAAGCTATCGCCATCACAACGGAAGAGACTCATCTGATATTTCAA CAGGATTGTCTCGATACTCGAGCCATTCATCGCCAGTATGTGACAGGAAAGATTTTGTTTTGAACTTTAACGGAATCTCTTCATTTCACCCACCAACTGCCAGTGGATCGTACTACCACCAGCTACATCACCATCACCAGAATGTCTATCAGGACGTCAAGCCATGCGTCTTGTGA